A stretch of Hippoglossus hippoglossus isolate fHipHip1 chromosome 20, fHipHip1.pri, whole genome shotgun sequence DNA encodes these proteins:
- the LOC117753753 gene encoding coagulation factor XIII A chain-like, whose protein sequence is MSRETSESTTYRGRYNNPVPKSNLTIEDDNFPEFEPFGGVGSSEATPRTSSEPSLSVQKVDMCQAVNEPNHFTSAYDTDNLLVRRGWEFVIRITFSRVRTEEDDFQLEFLIGSNPAVTKNSKVIVPFGSRVGSTWLGQIRETQGESLLVGITPTPDAIMGKYRIYVATKVNGGLQRTSRDISTDMYLLFNAWCPEDIVYVPGENERREYVLNDHGVIFQGNVGSVSHRNWMYGQFEKGILDACISILDASLMPITDRGNVIKVIRKGSAMVNSQDDQGVLVGNWSEDFSMGISPTSWTGSIKILQQYAETGVPVCFAQCWVFAGVFNTFLRCLGIPARVITNFCSAHDNTGNLIIDLIFNPDGTPDQGSTTDSIWNYHCWNEVYMVRNDLPSSLGGWQVVDATPQETSDGHFRCGPASVTAIKNGLLCHPFDCGFVFAEVNSDVIFKKRDEFGALVPYRIEKNHVGQALYTKAVGSYATSDITHTYKYPQDTAEDNLTMSRAEEYGCARDHSDLSESELSVIISVDQAMVGQDLKLVMDFHNLGEVPRNINGHLSGSVVFYTGIQASQFKDESFGVLVPAKQTVSVPMHIAHQDYMPYRGHQLSLHFVVTGQADDQSVSAIKVVDLLTPKITLSVSGQPQVGQQMFVTVSFTNALNFSLVQPNLIMDGPGLTGIRSRLFNAIEPDASVSWTEMFVPRFSGQRRIFALLDCLSLNQVWGLADIVIAD, encoded by the exons ATGTCTCGTGAAACCAGCGAATCCACCACCTACAGGGGGCGCTACAACAACCCG gtGCCGAAGTCCAACCTCACGATTGAAGACGATAATTTTCCAGAATTTGAACCTTTCGGGGGCGTCGGCAGCTCCGAGGCCACGCCCAGAACATCTTCTGAAC CGTCTCTGTCGGTGCAGAAAGTGGACATGTGTCAGGCCGTCAACGAACCAAATCACTTCACGTCCGCCTACGACACGGACAACCTGCTGGTCCGGCGCGGGTGGGAGTTCGTCATCAGGATCACCTTCAGCCGAGTGCGCACGGAGGAGGACGACTTCCAGCTCGAGTTCCTGATTG gCTCCAACCCCGCTGTCACTAAAAACTCCAAGGTCATCGTGCCGTTCGGGTCCCGTGTTGGCAGCACGTGGTTGGGCCAGATCCGGGAGACTCAGGGGGAGTCGCTGCTGGTCGGCATCACCCCGACGCCAGACGCCATCATGGGGAAGTATCGTATTTATGTGGCCACCAAGGTGAACGGCGGCCTCCAGAGGACCAGCAGGGACATCAGCACCGACATGTACCTGCTCTTCAACGCCTGGTGTCCCG AGGACATTGTGTATGTCCCGGGTGAAAACGAGCGCAGGGAGTACGTCCTGAACGACCACGGTGTGATCTTCCAGGGCAACGTCGGAAGTGTGTCGCATCGTAACTGGATGTATGGACAg TTCGAGAAGGGCATCCTGGACGCCTGCATTTCCATTCTGGATGCGTCTCTGATGCCGATCACTGACCGAGGCAACGTCATCAAGGTGATCAGGAAGGGATCGGCCATG gtgAACTCTCAGGACGATCAGGGCGTGCTGGTGGGGAACTGGAGTGAAGACTTCTCCATGGGCATTTCCCCCACGTCCTGGACAGGAAGCATCAAGATCCTGCAGCAGTACGCCGAGACCGGCGTCCCCGTCTGCTTCGCTCAGTGCTGGGTGTTCGCCGGCGTCTTCAACACCT TCCTGCGCTGCCTCGGCATCCCAGCGAGAGTCATCACCAACTTCTGCTCCGCTCACGACAACACAGGAAACCTGATTATCGACCTCATCTTCAACCCCGACGGGACGCCGGACCAAGGCAGCACCACGGACTCCATCTG GAACTACCACTGCTGGAACGAGGTGTACATGGTGCGTAACGACCTCCCAAGTAGCCTGGGAGGATGGCAGGTGGTGGACGCCACGCCGCAGGAGACCAGTGATG GACATTTCCGCTGTGGTCCGGCCTCGGTCACTGCCATCAAAAACGGTCTGCTGTGTCACCCGTTCGACTGCGGGTTCGTCTTCGCTGAG GTGAACAGTGACGTCATCTTCAAGAAGCGAGATGAATTCGGAGCTTTGGTTCCGTACAGGATCGAGAAGAATCACGTGGGTCAGGCTCTTTATACTAAAGCTGTGGGCAGCTACGCAACCAGCgacatcacacacacctacaagtATCctcaag acactGCAGAGGACAATCTGACGATGAGTCGGGCAGAGGAGTACGGTTGTGCGAGGGATCACTCGGATCTGTCCGAGTCCGAGCTGTCAGTCATCATCAGTGTTGACCAG gCCATGGTGGGCCAGGACCTGAAGCTGGTGATGGATTTCCATAACCTGGGTGAAGTCCCCAGGAACATCAACGGTCACCTGTCCGGGTCGGTCGTCTTCTACACCGGGATCCAGGCCAGTCAGTTCAAGGACGAGAGCTTTGGAGTGTTGGTGCCGGCCAAGCAGA ctgtgaGTGTGCCGATGCACATCGCGCATCAGGACTACATGCCTTACAGGGGCCATCAGCTCTCCCTCCACTTTGTTGTGACTGGTCAGGCTGACGACCAATCAGTCAGCGCCATCAAGGTGGTCGACCTGCTGACCCCGAAAATCACCTTGTCG gtgtcCGGTCAGCCTCAGGTGGggcagcagatgtttgtgaccgTTTCCTTCACCAACGCCTTGAACTTCTCTCTGGTCCAACCCAACCTGATCATGGACGGACCCGGACTCACGGGCATCAGATCACGCCTGTTCAA cgCCATCGAGCCTGATGCTTCTGTCTCCTGGACGGAGATGTTCGTCCCTCGGTTCAGCGGCCAGCGACGCATCTTTGCGCTGCTCGACTGCTTGAGCCTGAATCAG GTGTGGGGACTTGCTGACATCGTCATCGCAGACTGA